The following nucleotide sequence is from Psychroserpens sp. Hel_I_66.
AGAAAGATATTCTCTCCTTAAAAACCCTTTTAACTATAAAAAAATAGGTCGCTATATAGCGACCTATTTAATTTAAATCCTACTAATGTCTACAAATCTTTCAAAATCATTCTTGACTAGAATTTTATTCAAAGTTTCAATAAATTTATTAAGTTCTCGCTCTATAATTAAATTATAGTCCTTAGTCTGGTTCTTGAAATCTTTCGGAAGATGATTTGATATAGCATAATCAATACCGGTAAGTGTTGTTGGGAAATCTAAAAGTATTAATTTACCATCTATCACTTGAGCATCAACATAGACATTACGCGGTCTCCCATTAGCGCTAAATGAAAGTTTATCTACACCAATCTCATTTTGAATTCTTTTAAAAGCTAAGTTTAAATCATTCGGTAATTTATATGGAATGATTATCTTTAATTTGCAATCAGAATAGTTAGTTCCTTTATAAATAAAACCATTATTTTTTACATAATGTTCACAAACATACTTCACAAAATTCTCATAATAGGCGTGAGCTAAAGTACTGGATGGAAAAAAGTTAAGTTCTATATTACCAGCGTTAAGAAACATTTGTTTAATACAATTAATTTTGTCGGCTAATGTTCTATTGTTAAATATCGCCAAAGTAATCCCTCCTAAATCGGATGGTACTTTAACCGATTCTTCAATCAAAAAAGCACATTTTTCCAAACCTAAACGCCCTGTAAATAAACCTAATTCAAACAACACATTATCACGAGCTGATAATTTCTCCTCACCTCTATACTCTAATTTATCATCTGGTGTGCCAATTAAGATCCCAAAATCAAATTTTAAAGTAGCCGTGAGTAAATCAGATAGAAAATTATTATTAATCTTAAATATAGACTTGTCCCAAATAGATTCATTCCATATGACTACGTCAAAATCTTTTTCTAGAACTGATTTAACTAATTTTGCTGTACCTAACTCTTCACTAGAACTACCTATAAATAATCGCTTTTTCATATTATAAGAAACGTGTAATTGCATTATTATCTACTAAGTCTTTCCTAATAGAATTTATCTCATTTAAGAGTAATGAAAGTTGACCATGTTTTTCAGATTTATCTCTAAAAATGTATTCGGTGCCATCTATGGATTTTATATTATTACGGTAAAACTCATCCTCCACAAGATGGTCTAACTCTACCTGTAAAACATATACAAGTTCATAATAAGGTTTGTCATAGTATGAAAGAAAATTTATATTGTAACATACCGATGAAATATCAAAACTACTAATGTCGATTTTGATATCTGAATCAGCCTTAATAGTTTTTAAAAACCGAATCATTTTCTTTAATCGACCGTTGACGGTTTTGTCTTTCTCGTTTAGCATTTTAATTTTTAAAAATGGAAAATCTACTGGTAACCTTTCATTTTTAGATTTATCGTAGACACTAATCCCTTTTTCGGTTTTGTCACCAGATTTTGCAGCATTCACTGATTTATACCAGGAAGCAGTTACGACATCAACTTTACGTTTAGGGTTAGTCAGAATTACTTCAATAGACTTGTTTTTGGAAAGATCAACAACATTATAAATGCTTGACAACACTTTCTCTGCTTCTAACCGCATTTTTCTTAAATCTTGATTAGCGTCACCTACATAGATGGAACCATTTATTACCTCAAGTAATGCCCATCGTTGTGCTTCTGTAAGATTGTCTTTTCTATATTCTTCAGTAAACCTAGTTCTTGAATCATGACCGTAAAACAGATTGCATATTTGTATAATATCGATATCACTATAACCCTTTATATGAGTATTACTCATTACAGAACCCTGATATTCATAATCCAAATTGGGATTATTGTTTTTAAGATGTGTTTTGACTTTATCGCCTGCAACAATAGTATTCTGTGTATATGCTGGCTCAACACCTTGCATAGATCGCTTAATGTATTCCATAACTTTAGAGCCTGACAAAGCTTTTAATTCCACCCTAAGTGATTCATTTAAAAGTGTTGTTTCGTCAATTTCTGCTGGATTATATCTAGCCTTAACCCTTCTTACTAATTCATCATAATTCCTTGCCATAATCTATCCTTTTGATTGTTTTGGGTCATTAGCTCTTGGATATGTTCTCTCTTCCTGAAAACCACCATCGTTTTTGTGGATTTTAAGGGAACCTCCACCTTGATTTTGAATAAAATCTCTCGCTGCCTTTATAGCCTCTGGCTTATTAGCATCAATAACTTTAGAAGCGCGCTGCGCATTCTCTTTCTTAAGTTTGTACACGCCATTATCGTGTACTAAATGAAAATTTTCCATTTGTATTCTGAATTAATTAAATGGTTAACGTTTACAGACGATAGACCTAAACCGCGAAAGGAAATAAGGATATTTTGTAGGTTGGAAGTAAGACACTATATTTGCGCCACAAAATATGAAGTAGTATCCTTTACGTTATACTACTCACTTACTATTTTAAAAGTCCTTCCGGTCGAATGTTGGGACTTTTTTTATGCTTATAAATTTTGCAACCATCGTTCCAAACTGTTAAGACTTTCTTAAATTGACAAGCTGTCATTACGGATCTCTTATTCTCATCACTTTTTAGTTGAACTGTAATTTTATCTCGACGAATGCACATGTAACTCACTGACAGAATTGCTGTTAAGCTGCATCATTATTTCCGTACATAGAATTATTTTGCACATTAGTTTCTTGGCCACGCCATTCTTGCTTCCCTGATTTAAGAATTTTAATACCAGTAAATCCTAAAATATTGCGCTCATCATCTATAGGATAATTGCTGATTAGAATACCATAATTGTAGGGATGCTTTTTAAAGAAGATGTTTCCGAAGTCATCTTCAAGATCACAACTCCAGTTGCGATACACACGGTTACTTGCTTGGTTATAACCAGAAGCAATACGCACAGTAACACCCTTTTGCTTGAAACGCGTTCCTTTTGTTGAAACATTGTAAAACGTTGACTCAAAATAATCTAGTAAACGGTGATATGCCTCATCATCAATAAATGATAAACTTTCTCGCCCTGCTTCAGTTAGCAATTGATCATAAGTAAGGGCTTCAATATGCTCAATAGGTGTAAATGCTCCTTCAGACTGAGTTTTTACAAACTTTGAATGCGTACTCAATCCTCTAACATTACTATTGAATAAATCATTACGCCAGTCTTCGTCTGCAAAAATCTCCCAATCTTGTTCAAACTGTGCATAATGCTCTAATAGACTTCTACTAGCCATCAATTTAAAATCACGATTGTTATGATAGCCACAAAAACGACCTGTTATACCTTGCGCACCGTTTGCCAGCTGTCTATCTCTTGGCTCAATACCGAAACGTACTTTTTCTTTAATGATACCTAAATCTTTCCCAGCAGTTAAAGCCTGAACTATTATAAGAACAACACGTTGCCCTCTTTTTAAAATTAAATCAGAGATTTCCTTAATTCCTTCATTAATACTAAAATCACAAGCTGCATCTGAACCGATTACGATAGTGATACATTGCTTTTTATACTGGTCTTTTAGTAATCTTCTTAGCCCAATTGCCCTAGTAGTATTTGATTCTCTTATTATACCTAAACCATTTTCAAAAGTCATTAGATGATTTACATATTCTTCGGTTTTTGGGTGAATTGAATATACAGATTCTCCATTTACGTCTTGAGCTTGTATTGGTCTAAATCCTTTTGGAATATCTTCAATAACACCATCAGCTAACATTTCAGAAATACCATAATATTCTGGTGGACGTACACCAACTATTACATCTACATCTGTTGCTCCTGTAAATTGTGCATCCAAAATGTCATAAGGTGTAGCACTTACAGCAAGTAATTTGATATCTGGCATACGGTAACGAAGCTCTGCAAAAAAGGCTAACTCAAATGAAGATTCTACTCCAGAACCATATTGGTCCTCGTCACGAACAATTAACTGCACATCAAATTCGTTTACGACTTTATGAGGATTTGGATGATTAAAGAAATCACTCATTTTCATTACTTTTAATACCGAAGGTTTCATATCACCTGTTACACAATCGTAATATTCACGTTGTAATACACGACAATTCTGATTGTATAAATCTGTATCACGCATACTCGTTACAAATAGGATGGATTCGTATTCTTTAATTAAACCTATTGCAGGTAATACATAATTGCATAGAAAATATACCGTTCCAGACTTCCCACTTTGCATAGATGCTACAAATGCCATATTCTGATTGCCTTCTTTTAAAGACAAACCTATACGAAGTGCATTAATAATTTGATTAGGGAAGATTCCGGTTCTTCTCGAATTGTTTAAGGTGTCCACGATATTCTCTTCTAGAGATTGTGGTGCGTCTAATTGCTGAAGAAGCGTTTCTATCTCAGCGTCCCAAAAGTTTTGATAGGCAGTCATACGAACAGTATTTAAGATTAATACTGCAATACTACGCCCTAACTATGCGAAG
It contains:
- a CDS encoding STING domain-containing protein, with amino-acid sequence MQLHVSYNMKKRLFIGSSSEELGTAKLVKSVLEKDFDVVIWNESIWDKSIFKINNNFLSDLLTATLKFDFGILIGTPDDKLEYRGEEKLSARDNVLFELGLFTGRLGLEKCAFLIEESVKVPSDLGGITLAIFNNRTLADKINCIKQMFLNAGNIELNFFPSSTLAHAYYENFVKYVCEHYVKNNGFIYKGTNYSDCKLKIIIPYKLPNDLNLAFKRIQNEIGVDKLSFSANGRPRNVYVDAQVIDGKLILLDFPTTLTGIDYAISNHLPKDFKNQTKDYNLIIERELNKFIETLNKILVKNDFERFVDISRI
- a CDS encoding DUF2188 domain-containing protein gives rise to the protein MENFHLVHDNGVYKLKKENAQRASKVIDANKPEAIKAARDFIQNQGGGSLKIHKNDGGFQEERTYPRANDPKQSKG